GGCCAAATTGGGGGAAATGTTTACATCTTTCGCACCGCGTCAATGTTAACTCAACTAAATTGGGCAACTCAGTCATCCACCTGGGAAACTCTCCCCATTATAATCAAATATAGTCAACTTCTGCAGTTGTCGGGGGGCATCAATCCATCTAATAGTGCTTCATCTCTCTTTGTAATCATTGCTTCATCAGTTATATCGAAAATGCCCCACGAAAGAACCAAGCATTCCAGAGAACGCTTCTCTCTCAAGTTCGCCGCCTTGGATTCTTTTACTGCATCTGTCACGCTTCCCAAATTTTTAATAGAAAGTTCTCCCCGAATGTTATTAAGCCATATTTAGCTCCCAAGTCCACAATATTTCTTAGCAAGAGCATTACTTTCAGGCAAAATGAAGTGTGTTAGCCTATGCAAGGAATTCAATTGCCCTAGTCCACTTGGCATATAACTAAGTTTATAACAACCATCTATGTTTAGATTTCGAAGGTTGACTAACTTCCTTATACCCCTTGGCAATTCTTCAAGGGATGTACAATAGGGAAGATTAAGTGTTTGCAAATTCTGCAATCTCGTGATGGAGTTAGGAAGCCTTTTGAGTGCATAATTGTCAGAGAGATCGAGATATGTAAGATGCTTCAACTTATAAATGGACCTTGGCACATTCTCAAAATACGTGGCATGCAAATCCAAGATGCGCAATCTTTTGAAACTTTGAATGAGTTGGCATATTTGTGCTTCACTTGGTGGCTCCATTCTCTCAAATCTAGCAACGGACAAAAATGTTCTCAATGCACTTGCTTTCAATTGTGAGATTAAAAGTTTACCCATCAACTTGGAAGTTAAATCACGAGATATATGACGAGTTCTTTCATGTATGGTTTTGTATCATCCCATGCCACCCAACACTCGGTCCCAGCAACTGAGCAAGCTAGCTCATGCATCAAATTATGCATCTTGCAAGTTCCCGCACCCTCTTGAAATTCTTGGAAGAAGTTGCTCCAAAGTAGATCCATGAAATATCCATGAGCAATGTCTTCTAAATGTTGACCTCTATATGATGGCCGGATAAATCCTTCTGCCATCCAAAGATCGACCAAAGTCTGCTTCTTAAACTCATAATCTTTGGGAAACAATGAACAAATTGcaaaacattgtttcaaatgTGAAGGAAGATGGTCATAACTTAGCTTCAGAACCGATTTTATGCGGTCTTCCCTTTGAGACACTTCTGGGAGCTCATAATCTTTGAAATGTAACCATTCGGGTTTAGTTTTCTTAAAGAATAGTAAACTCCCAACAGTTCGAACAATTAATGGAACACCACAACACTTTCTAACTATATCTTTACCAATAGCAAGCATGTCAGGATCTTGTAACTCCTCTTCGTTACAACAAGCCATTTGCTTTAGTAAATCAAAAGATGTACTTTCAGATAAGCCTTCGAGAAAATGAGGCGAAGTAGCACCGGTGATCTTTGCCACCAAAGGAAGGCGTGTAGTTATAAGGATCTTGCTTCCTTTAGCACCTCCGACCAATAAAGTTTTGAAGCTCAACCATGTTTCTGGTTCTATAGTCCACAAATCATCTAAAACTAAAAGATATCTCTTTCCATCGATTGCTCCCCTCAATTCTCTTTGCAATCTTTCCATTGCACCCTCAattggttctttcttttctacACAAGCTATgatatttttcactatttttttcatgtcaaaGTCATTAGAGACACAAACCCacattttcaagttaaattgTTTACTGACCACCTCATCATTAAATACAAATTGAGCGAGAGTTGTTTTTCCAAGCCCACCAATACCAACTATCGGAAGGATGGAAACGTTCTCattcatttttgaatttaataagAATTCCATGATGGTCTTCttatcaccatctctccctctaaTATCCTCCTCACGTATAAATGAATGCGTCTCCCCTCTcttcctctgctctctctctacTTGCAAATCCATAGGGCGCTCGTTCAAGTGGAATCTCTTACCAGCGTTAATGGCTTCTATTCTTTCCCTCACTGCTCTTACTTTGTAACTCATCTTCAATTTAAAAGCAAGCTGGTttgaatttgagaaaaatgtccTTACCTCCTTCATCATTTCATTGTGACCCCTCAACTCTCGTCGCATAGCTTCTATATTGAATTCTTCAAGCACGTCCAGCGCGTCATATAAAGCGTCTTTCATCTTACCAAGCCAAACTTGGATTTCATGACTTTGGTAATATTGCTCTTCTGCATTGTCTAGTACTGCTTGAACCGTGGAGACGATGTCCCTGAGCATCTCGAGGTCATCCTTGATGCCCCATATCTTCCGATCTCTTCTAGTTCTTGAGGAACTAGACTATCAATGATATTTTTAGCAATGTCGAGGATGATAGCTTCcgccattttttttctctctctttctagatctctgtctctctctctttttgtggaTCAGAAGATATTAGCCCAGTCGTTCCAAAGCTAGATATATAAGAAGTCTATGCTGATGCTCACTGAAAATTGGCAAATCAAAATCTCGGCAGATCCAACCTTTTTGACCGACTTGAGCAGCTGAAGGTAAGAGTTCTCATCATCCACGCAAAGTCTAAATCGATAATGCATCATCTGGGACCCATCAAGGTTGGGTCCATCTAAAGACTTTTCGTGCTTTCAGGGTTTAATTGTCTTAGCATGCTTGCAAGGGCAATGAAAACGCTGGTGTTGAAAGTGACAGATATCTATTTAGCAGGTTGGCTTTATGTTACTGTTTCCAAGGCCCAAAAGCAAAGGAGAGTAGGACTAAAGTTGTGAAAGCAAACTGCGTCTCCAAGGACagacttccatttttttttcccaaatgcaaaaatatatatttttttttaaatgatggaGGTCATAGTCTAATTTCTGGGGATGGATTTGTGGCATGACAAAATTGGTAACAAAACTTACTTTATAAACCGAGGGATTGTTAGCTTGCTTTGATTCGGGCATGGTGAGATGTGATGAGCTGCTATTAATTAGTAATTAATAAATATGTGTAGATATATTGATACATATGCAACATACATTAAGACAAAGATTCTATccctttaaaataaaatgttctaAATGAGTAACATAATAGATTTGTTAACATTCCTTTGTCAAAACTACATCTCTCAATTGAAAACTCTCCTTTATATCGTTGCTTGACATTATTgctattatttaaataaaacgTCACAGTATGATTAGGAAAGTTCGCTCTCCTTGCCGGTCTCTCAAAATTATTTGCTTCCTGTGAATGAATGaatgtaccaaaaaaaaaaaaatgttgtgtAGGCACGTCTGTGCACGTATTTGTGCGCGCTATGTGCAAAAGACTTGTAGTCATTATCATTCATAAAGGATGTGGTAGGAGAAGTAAATGTTCATAATCTTGTGCAAGACTGCAATTTGTAACTCTTCCAGAAAGAGGTAATTCCCCTTCGCTTTCTAATGTATGTTTCACGACAATCACTTCGAATATGGTGCTGTTGCTATTCATCCACCTCCAGAGTCTCTCTGatacatttcctttttttcatcatAGAAGCAAGAGAGTTATAGGAAGGTTAAGCAAAAAGTTATGAGTAATCGGTTAGCTAGCAGGTGGTGAAGGCGAATTGCTAATTCCCATAAAACCAACCGGTTGCTGACATTGCAGCCCAAAACAAACCTCATCTCTCGAAAGATATGAATTTCCTTTGTCAAAACACACCGATAGATGTATATTTTGCACTGTTCCTCGAAGCACCTTTTGGCTGCAGATGAGATGTTCGTTCGTTTCTTAGTGACAcaattttcatattatataattttagaaCCTACTTTTCtatatggttttttttataattttatgtatAAATTAACTATTCCAATtaataaaaagaccaaaaagatGAAACAATACAAAGACAAATAGGATGAGTACGGGGACCCACACGGCTATTCACTCAGGCCTAGTATTACGGTCCATGTGTATGAAGCCGTACTCCCATCCACAGCATGGGTTGACAGAAAATGAAGCTTAGGGCCTGGTaacactccaaaaagtgtttcAGAAACactttgtactttttttttttttgttcccggaacacaatcgagcaaaaaaaaagaaacacaaaaaagttacttgtcaaaacaattttgaagaaacacattttctctctcttctcttttcttcttctttttttcttcttttttctttggccggtgacctcgccggagcgtcgagggtcggcgacctcgccggagcgtcgccggcccccagcgaggccgagcctcgccttggctaggcgagctcgccgcctcgcccatccggcgaggccgatctcgccatggccgg
The window above is part of the Eucalyptus grandis isolate ANBG69807.140 chromosome 6, ASM1654582v1, whole genome shotgun sequence genome. Proteins encoded here:
- the LOC104431051 gene encoding putative disease resistance protein RGA4 — translated: MLRDIVSTVQAVLDNAEEQYYQSHEIQVWLGKMKDALYDALDVLEEFNIEAMRRELRGHNEMMKEVRTFFSNSNQLAFKLKMSYKVRAVRERIEAINAGKRFHLNERPMDLQVEREQRKRGETHSFIREEDIRGRDGDKKTIMEFLLNSKMNENVSILPIVGIGGLGKTTLAQFVFNDEVVSKQFNLKMWVCVSNDFDMKKIVKNIIACVEKKEPIEGAMERLQRELRGAIDGKRYLLVLDDLWTIEPETWLSFKTLLVGGAKGSKILITTRLPLVAKITGATSPHFLEGLSESTSFDLLKQMACCNEEELQDPDMLAIGKDIVRKCCGVPLIVRTVGSLLFFKKTKPEWLHFKDYELPEVSQREDRIKSVLKLSYDHLPSHLKQCFAICSLFPKDYEFKKQTLVDLWMAEGFIRPSYRGQHLEDIAHGYFMDLLWSNFFQEFQEGAGTCKMHNLMHELACSVAGTECWVAWDDTKPYMKELVIYLVI